In Synechococcus sp. HK05, one DNA window encodes the following:
- a CDS encoding DNA polymerase III subunit delta': MTERLFDGLVGQQQASTLLLAALERQRLAPAYLFCGPNGVGRSMAARRFLEGVIAGPAGSASVRRRLQEGNHPDLLWVEPTYSDKGQLVPASKAADAGVSRKAPPQLRLEQVRAVSQFLARRPVEASRCLVVIEAVEAMAEGAANALLKTLEEPGDGLLILLTASPDRLLSTIRSRCQSIPFARLAPEQLQQVLAGQTPLPTSPDPPELVELAAGSPGALLEQRMHWEALPEGLAQRCAALVGGASAGAAQPASPVEALSLARDLCDALEVEQQLWLLDWWQLHLWRLSPQPVQQQRMELLRRQLRSFVQPRLAWEVALLELSGLMAQ; encoded by the coding sequence ATGACTGAGCGGCTCTTCGACGGTTTGGTGGGCCAGCAGCAGGCCAGCACCCTGCTGCTGGCTGCGCTGGAGCGCCAACGCTTGGCTCCCGCCTATTTGTTCTGCGGCCCCAATGGTGTGGGGCGTTCGATGGCGGCTCGCCGTTTTCTGGAGGGGGTGATCGCCGGGCCGGCGGGATCAGCCTCCGTGCGGCGCCGCTTGCAGGAAGGCAACCACCCGGATCTGCTCTGGGTGGAGCCCACCTACAGCGACAAGGGGCAGCTGGTGCCGGCCTCCAAAGCGGCTGATGCCGGCGTGAGCCGCAAGGCCCCGCCGCAGTTGCGGCTGGAGCAGGTGCGGGCTGTCTCGCAATTTCTGGCGCGCCGGCCGGTGGAGGCCAGCCGCTGCCTGGTGGTGATCGAAGCGGTGGAGGCCATGGCGGAGGGTGCCGCCAATGCCTTGCTGAAAACCCTCGAAGAACCTGGTGATGGACTGCTGATCCTGCTCACGGCGTCTCCGGATCGCCTGCTCAGCACGATCCGCTCCCGTTGCCAGAGCATCCCCTTTGCTCGCCTGGCCCCTGAGCAGCTGCAGCAGGTGTTGGCGGGCCAGACTCCGCTGCCCACCAGCCCGGATCCGCCCGAGCTGGTGGAGCTGGCCGCAGGCTCGCCAGGGGCCCTGCTGGAGCAAAGAATGCATTGGGAGGCGCTGCCGGAGGGGCTGGCGCAGCGTTGCGCCGCCCTGGTGGGTGGGGCATCAGCCGGTGCTGCTCAGCCCGCCAGCCCGGTCGAGGCCCTCAGCCTGGCCCGTGATCTCTGTGATGCGCTTGAGGTGGAGCAACAGCTTTGGCTGCTCGACTGGTGGCAGTTGCACCTCTGGCGGCTTAGCCCTCAGCCTGTGCAGCAACAACGCATGGAGCTGTTGCGTCGTCAGCTGCGCTCGTTCGTGCAGCCTCGCCTGGCCTGGGAGGTGGCGTTGCTGGAGCTGAGCGGCCTGATGGCTCAGTAG
- the tmk gene encoding dTMP kinase → MTERGRFLVLEGIDGCGKTTQIEHLSHWLPRSGLMPAAAQLVVTREPGGTELGRALRQLLLHPPGAAAPCSTAELLLYAADRAQHVQDHILPALEAGHWVLSDRFSGSTAAYQGYGRGLSLDLIEQLSLIACRGLQPDLTLLLDLPLEESLRRRGHRAADRIEASGEAFLARVCAGFVALAAQPGWQRLDASQPPEAVSTALEAAITHCCRAAAHPADD, encoded by the coding sequence ATGACTGAGCGCGGTCGGTTCCTGGTGCTTGAAGGCATCGATGGCTGTGGCAAGACCACGCAGATCGAGCATCTGAGCCACTGGCTTCCCCGCAGCGGACTGATGCCAGCGGCTGCCCAGTTGGTGGTGACCCGCGAACCAGGCGGCACCGAGCTCGGCCGCGCCCTGCGCCAGCTGCTGCTGCATCCGCCCGGGGCCGCGGCACCCTGCAGCACTGCAGAGCTGCTGCTGTATGCGGCCGATCGGGCCCAGCACGTGCAAGATCACATCTTGCCGGCCCTGGAGGCGGGCCATTGGGTGCTCAGCGACCGCTTCAGCGGCTCGACGGCCGCCTACCAGGGCTATGGCCGCGGCCTCTCCCTCGACTTGATCGAGCAGCTCAGCCTGATCGCCTGCCGTGGACTGCAGCCCGATCTCACCCTGCTGCTGGATCTGCCACTGGAGGAGTCGCTGCGGCGTCGCGGCCATCGGGCGGCGGATCGGATCGAAGCCAGTGGCGAAGCCTTTCTGGCCAGGGTCTGTGCAGGCTTTGTGGCCCTGGCGGCTCAACCTGGTTGGCAGCGGCTGGATGCTTCCCAGCCCCCTGAGGCCGTGAGCACAGCCCTGGAGGCGGCCATCACCCACTGCTGCCGTGCAGCCGCACACCCCGCCGATGACTGA